The Acanthochromis polyacanthus isolate Apoly-LR-REF ecotype Palm Island chromosome 5, KAUST_Apoly_ChrSc, whole genome shotgun sequence genome includes a window with the following:
- the rpl29 gene encoding 60S ribosomal protein L29 produces MAKSKNHTTHNQSRKAHRNGIKKPRSQRNESQKGVDPKFLRNMRFAKKHNKRGMKAAQKAAKEK; encoded by the exons ATGGCCAAGTCGAAGAACCACACCACTCACAACCAGT CTCGTAAAGCCCACAGGAACGGCATTAAGAAGCCCAGATCTCAACGCAATGAGAGCCAGAAGGGG gtCGACCCCAAGTTCCTTAGGAATATGCGCTTTGCTAAGAAGCACAACAAGAGGGGCATGAAGGCCGCACAGAAGGCCGCCAAGGAGAAATAA